A genomic region of Aspergillus oryzae RIB40 DNA, chromosome 1 contains the following coding sequences:
- a CDS encoding bifunctional precorrin-2 dehydrogenase/sirohydrochlorin ferrochelatase MET8 (predicted protein) → MSRKFPEVQGGGSLIVAWQVKSKHVLVVGGGEVAAGRILHALNADAKVTVVCPVSGLNDEVAFRVSEGQVSHVDRNFEPTDLDGADMVLCAIDDPDASTRVWKLCKEKRIPANIADVPSECDFYFGSVHRDGPLQVMVSTNGNGPKIASMVRKKIADTLPDNMGAAIENVGKLRKKLREVAPNVEAGPKRMKWMSGVCESWSLDELVQMNDKDMDSLLAHYESGKIPTFDEVRSN, encoded by the exons ATGTCGCGAAAATTTCCTGAAGTCCAGGGAGGAGGCTCTCTCATTGTTGCTTGGCAGGTGAAAAGCAAACATGTCTTAGTTGTGGGAGGTGGGGAG GTAGCTGCCGGTCGCATCCTCCATGCCCTTAACGCCGATGCCAAAGTGACAGTTGTCTGTCCTGTCTCTGGCCTCAACGATGAAGTAGCATTCCGGGTCTCCGAAGGCCAAGTATCTCATGTTGATCGGAACTTTGAGCCAACAGACCTTGACGGAGCAGACATGGTTCTCTGTGCTATTGACGACCCAGACGCCTCAACCCGTGTATGGAAACTGTgtaaagagaagaggataCCCGCAAACATCGCCGATGTACCTTCCGAATGTGATTTCTACTTCGGAAGTGTCCATCGGGATGGCCCGTTACAGGTGATGGTCAGCACGAATGGAAATGGCCCTAAGATTGCAAGTATGGTACGAAAGAAAATCGCCGACACTCTCCCCGACAACATGGGCGCAGCAATCGAGAACGTGGGCAAATTGCGGAAAAAGCTAAGGGAGGTAGCTCCCAACGTAGAGGCAGGTCCGAAAAGGATGAAATG GATGTCTGGAGTTTGTGAATCCTGGAGCCTGGATGAACTTGTCCAGATGAATGATAAGGATATGGACAGCCTACTAGCCCATTACGAGTCTGGCAAGATCCCCACATTCGATGAAGTCCGGTCTAACTGA
- the pldA gene encoding putative phospholipase PldA (phospholipase D1) codes for MRDTKATSPPWVGKFFNIVNPNHRHDEAHEQETDRKRTEIAKSHRFESFAPIREGNKVKWYVDALDYLWAVSIALENAKEVIYIEDWWLSPELFLRRPAYQTQEWRLDQVLKRRAEAGVKIYVIVYKEVNQALTCNSAHTKHALRNLCPEGTPGHGNIKILRHPDHNIFENAADMTLYWAHHEKFIVIDYALAFIGGIDLCFGRWDANQHPLADVHPANMRDEVFPGQDFNNNRIMDFQSVAQWQANELSKADYGRMPWHDVAMGLMGDCVYDIAEHFVLRWNFIKRDKYKRDKTVDWLMLEGRLGEDEDLVAVQRPKYPCGDYVQHPYEPLTSKPRGAQGSARAQIVRSSADWSSGILTEHSIQNAYKEIISKAEHYVYIENQFFITATGDQQKPVLNTIGRAIVDACVRASREGRKFRVIIVIPAIPGFAGDLRQPEATGTRAIMDYQYKSINRGEHSIFGQLRHHGVDPEQHIFVFNLRAYDRINKTPALEALEKEAGVTYNDIQRGIAETIMSDSVHPSIGEEGDKGEVGYDNAQKEKEERLAKLRRYEEQAERHKPEYQPSSKDTVAHTTMLNGGKMSDEPWEGEAEAEKANFVQEELYVHGKVCIVDDRVAICGSANINDRSQLGYHDSELAIVVEDQDFIDSMMDGKPFKAGRVAATLRRQLWREHLGLLPAQDYDASQSPNAQPPNVCMNQILEGPENSFVTDPMSDPLWEMWTGRATTNTEIYRMLFRADPDDDIKNFDEYDSFRPRGNHKQGHLYDPYQPVKDVREKLDKIKGHLVWMPLRFLEDANMAEPGLQVNQITESIYT; via the exons ATGCGCGACACGAAAGCAACTTCCCCTCCTTGG GTTGGCAAATTCTTCAACATTGTCAACCCGAACCACCGTCATGATGAAGCGCACGAACAAGAGACcgacagaaaaagaacagaaatcGCCAAATCCCATCGCTTCGAATCCTTTGCTCCGATTCGGGAGGGTAACAAGGTGAAGTGGTATGTTGATGCGCTAGACTATCTTTGGGCTGTTTCTATCGCTCTCGAAAATGCGAAGGAGGTCATCTACATCGAAGACTGGTGGCTTTCCCCGGAGTTATTCCTACGCAGACCCGCGTATCAGACTCAGGAATGGCGACTGGACCAGGTACTGAAGCGTCGTGCGGAAGCGGGAGTGAAGATCTACGTGATCGTATACAAGGAG GTCAACCAAGCACTGACTTGTAACTCGGCCCATACGAAACACGCGTTGCGCAATCTCTGTCCAGAAGGTACTCCTGGCCATGGAAACATCAAGATCCTACGTCATCCGGATCACAACATCTTTGAGAATGCAGCTGACATGACCTTGTACTGG GCCCATCACGAGAAGTTCATTGTTATTGACTATGCCCTGGCATTCATTGGAGGCATTGATCTATGCTTTGGGAGATGGGATGCTAACCAGCATCCTCTGGCCGATGTTCACCCAGCCAATATGAGAGACGAAGTCTTTCCAGGACAGGATTTTAACAATAATCGCATCATGGACTTTCAGAGTGTTGCACAATGGCAAGCAAACGAACTCAGCAAGGCGGACTATGGCCGAATGCCCTGGCATGATGTGGCCATGGGTCTTATGGGTGACTGTGTTTATGACATTGCTGAGCACTTTGTCCTACGGTGGAACTTCATCAAGCGCGATAAGTACAAGCGCGATAAAACTGTTGATTGGCTGATGCTGGAGGGCCGTCTAGGCGAAGATGAGGACCTGGTCGCGGTGCAGCGGCCTAAGTACCCCTGCGGTGACTATGTTCAGCATCCTTATGAGCCTCTAACCTCGAAGCCCCGTGGAGCCCAAGGCAGTGCGCGGGCACAAATTGTGCGCAGCAGTGCTGACTGGAGTAGCGGTATCTTGACTGAGCACAGTATCCAGAACGCTTacaaggagatcatcagcAAAGCTGAACACTACGTCTACATTGAGAATCAATTCTTCA TCACGGCCACTGGAGATCAACAGAAGCCTGTACTCAACACAATTGGACGCGCAATCGTTGATGCTTGCGTCCGTGCTTccagagaaggaagaaagttCCGGGTGATCATTGTGATTCCGGCCATTCCCGGATTTGCAGGAGATCTTAGACAGCCTGAAGCAACAGGCACCCGGGCGATCATGGATTACCAGTATAAGTCGATCAATCGTGGCGAGCACTCAATCTTCGGCCAACTCAGGCATCATGGCGTCGATCCTGAAC AACACATCTTTGTTTTCAATCTGCGTGCATATGATCGTATCAACAAAACCCCTGCTCTGGAAGCACTTGAGAAAGAAGCGGGTGTGACATACAATGACATCCAACGTGGAATTGCGGAGACCATCATGAGTGACAGTGTTCATCCTTCCATTGGTGAAGAGGGCGATAAGGGCGAAGTTGGCTATGACAACGCgcagaaagaaaaagaagagcgGCTTGCAAAATTGAGGCGATATGAGGAGCAGGCCGAGCGCCACAAGCCCGAATACCAACCCTCCAGCAAGGATACGGTTGCCCACACAACTATGCTAAACGGTGGCAAGATGTCTGATGAGCCTTGGGAGGGTGAAGCGGAGGCTGAAAAGGCCAACTTCGTCCAGGAAGAGCTTTATGTCCATGGCAAGGTGTGCATTGTAGATGACAGAGTTGCTATTTGCGGCAGTGCCAACATCAACGATCGG TCGCAacttggatatcatgataGCGAACTGGCTATCGTTGTGGAGGACCAGGACTTCATTGACAGCATGATGGATGGCAAGCCATTTAAGGCCGGTCGTGTAGCCGCTACCCTCCGGCGGCAGCTCTGGAGGGAACACCTTGGGCTGCTCCCAGCACAGGATTATGACGCTTCGCAAAGCCCCAATGCGCAGCCACCAAATGTTTGCATGAACCAGATCCTCGAGGGACCTGAGAACAGTTTTGTTACGGATCCTATGAGCGACCCGCTCTGGGAGATGTGGACCGGACGGGCGACTACCAACACCGAGATATATCGAATGCTCTTCCGCGCTGACCCGGACGACGACATCAAGAATTTCGACGAATACGACAGTTTTAGACCCCGTGGCAACCACAAGCAGGGACACTTGTATGACCCGTATCAGCCTGTCAAGGACGTCCGGGAGAAGTTGGATAAGATTAAAGGTCATTTAGTTTGGATGCCTCTTCGGTTCTTGGAAGACGCCAATATGGCCGAGCCCGGGCTGCAGGTTAACCAGATCACCGAG AGTATCTATACCTGA
- a CDS encoding tetratricopeptide repeat protein (uncharacterized conserved protein, contains TPR repeats), translating into MAEVSIAYPTSLNTLYDEASSLKQLYEPIQLADAEIVPILQLPLAKVVFGHDSADESTLARVSSGEISYTTFLANKTKSISQTQLDGSTPEQRNSQLLHIGLAALFSFLQSNVTGPPLSFSPAELIIPSILRTNPTSLRAVRAHIIRDLSVDGEAAYRLTPNVELFAVAKAILADTDFLLTNGPLVARTARMRVNFLHQKMLSEITGTLQDAIYSDMEQISSALLNGNAAGSETAKFLLERALIHTHHGLDSKARADIDKAAAARNFKFALTGKLGKRTKFQERDISQLVIIAKSADNATDTNVNSTSDSEPSGPKNLDLNDDTLLESISFTKDEKQQSQDNQVTIQDESTLPPALASLDPGNQPKLSPVDSAILLALAAAITNTTPEDGLTREETHPYATRVLEGGSSNWQIYTQGLLARSRIEGYRARTVERSVLQMQALVDQVIADTATLDSQATSTVEEPTTFLPRPEKSESASAAERLEYVWLLNFSTRWDLEAELASRWVNLGGLRTALEIYERLQMWAEAALCYAATEREEKAKSMVRKQLYEPTNRELEDENEKFEGPELSPLPADAPRLFCILGDMDSDPTMYERAWEVSNNRYARAQRSLARHYLTLKPPALEKAEEAYRKSLQINRLNHGAWFSLGCVQLELQRWDDAKASFTRAVQLEENDAESWSNLAAAILQTPQPDESKPTSVEQLPDEEGELETGKAPEDPHKHKREALVALSRAAQLKNTNSRIWDNVLTVAASIPPPFTPFRDVITAQKKLIEILGDKKGEKCIDLPIVGMLVDYLTTAYEYEDLVIKVDNGSKPPQQVVRSGTIAGQILSLVDNSIVPQITHSASLWLLVARVEQWRGQPSKALEAHEKAWRATVASSTQGAFQMGDEKKWMEIVRATEKLVRNGYSKYGPMDKEGQEDAGEAELVAKDWRFKARSAVRGILGKGKEFWEDSEGWSQLKELQSEVGST; encoded by the coding sequence ATGGCTGAAGTTTCGATTGCTTACCCCACGTCATTAAATACGCTATATGATGAAGCGTCCTCGTTGAAGCAACTATATGAACCTATCCAGTTAGCAGATGCTGAGATAGTTCCAATTTTACAATTACCTCTCGCAAAGGTTGTCTTTGGCCACGACTCTGCAGATGAGAGTACTCTCGCTCGTGTATCTAGCGGAGAAATCTCGTATACAACCTTTTTGGCAAACAAGACGAAGTCTATATCTCAGACGCAACTAGATGGTTCAACTCCTGAACAGCGGAATTCGCAGCTGCTTCACATTGGTCTAGCAGCCCTCTTCAGCTTTCTTCAGTCCAATGTCACTGGACCCCCGCTAAGCTTCAGCCCTGCAGAGCTAATTATACCGTCCATTCTGCGAACTAACCCCACAAGTCTGAGAGCAGTCCGAGCGCATATAATCCGCGATCTCTCAGTAGATGGCGAAGCTGCTTATAGATTGACTCCAAATGTGGAGCTTTTTGCTGTTGCGAAGGCTATCTTGGCCGACACTGATTTTCTACTTACGAATGGCCCGTTGGTCGCTAGGACGGCAAGAATGCGTGTCAATTTCCTTCACCAGAAGATGCTATCAGAAATCACCGGTACGCTTCAGGATGCGATCTACTCCGACATGGAGCAAATTAGCAGCGCTTTGTTGAATGGAAATGCTGCTGGCTCAGAGACAGCGAAATTCCTACTCGAGAGAGCACTTATCCACACACATCACGGCTTGGATTCCAAAGCCAGAGCCGATATCGACAAGGCCGCTGCAGCGCGGAACTTCAAATTTGCTTTGACCGGAAAGTTGGGCAAAAGAACCAAGTTCCAGGAACGCGATATTAGTCAACTCGTCATCATTGCGAAGAGTGCCGACAATGCAACGGATACGAACGTCAATAGCACGAGTGATTCGGAGCCCTCGGGACCGAAGAACTTAGATCTCAACGATGATACTCTTCTGGAATCTATATCCTTCACAAAGGATGAGAAACAACAGTCCCAGGATAATCAAGTTACCATACAAGACGAGTCGACGCTACCACCAGCATTGGCATCTCTTGATCCCGGCAACCAGCCAAAACTCAGCCCTGTGGACTCCGCTATACTCCTAGCTCTTGCTGCCGCGATAACTAACACCACACCCGAGGATGGTCTAACTCGAGAGGAGACACACCCCTACGCCACCCGAGTCCTTGAGGGTGGTAGCTCAAATTGGCAGATCTACACACAAGGTCTTCTAGCTCGGAGCAGAATTGAGGGCTATAGGGCTCGAACTGTGGAAAGATCGGTTTTACAAATGCAAGCTCTTGTGGATCAAGTCATTGCCGACACCGCTACCCTTGATAGTCAAGCTACTTCTACTGTCGAAGAGCCTACTACATTCCTTCCAAGACCCGAGAAATCTGAATCCGCGTCAGCTGCAGAGAGACTCGAATACGTATGGCTTCTGAACTTCTCCACCAGGTGGGATCTTGAGGCTGAGCTGGCATCTCGTTGGGTCAATCTCGGAGGACTGCGTACTGCTCTTGAAATTTACGAGCGTTTACAGATGTGGGCGGAGGCTGCGCTATGCTATGCCGCtacagagagagaggagaaggctAAGTCCATGGTTCGCAAACAACTCTACGAACCTACGAACAGAGAGCTCGAGGATGAGAACGAGAAGTTTGAGGGACCCGAGCTCTCGCCTCTCCCTGCTGATGCCCCAAGACTTTTCTGTATTCTGGGAGATATGGACTCAGACCCAACCATGTACGAGCGCGCGTGGGAGGTTTCGAATAACAGGTACGCCCGTGCTCAGAGGTCTCTGGCTCGGCATTACCTCACACTTAAGCCGCCTGCATTagaaaaggcagaggaggCTTACCGTAAGAGCTTGCAAATTAACCGTCTCAACCACGGCGCTTGGTTTTCACTAGGCTGTGTGCAGCTTGAACTTCAGCGTTGGGATGATGCGAAGGCCTCATTTACTCGGGCTGTGCAATTGGAAGAAAACGATGCTGAATCATGGAGCAACCTTGCTGCAGCCATACTACAAACACCTCAGCCAGATGAATCTAAGCCCACCTCTGTGGAGCAGCTGCCAGACGAAGAGGGTGAACTGGAAACTGGAAAAGCGCCGGAAGATCCTCACAAACACAAGCGCGAGGCCCTTGTAGCCCTGAGTCGTGCGGCTCAGCTCAAGAATACAAACTCTCGTATCTGGGACAACGTGCTTACGGTGGCAgcttcaattcctcctccgTTTACCCCTTTCCGTGATGTTATTACCGCACAGAAGAAACTCATTGAGATTCTTGGTGATAAGAAAGGCGAAAAATGCATCGATCTTCCGATCGTGGGCATGCTTGTCGACTACCTTACAACTGCCTACGAGtatgaagatcttgtaaTCAAAGTTGATAATGGCAGTAAGCCTCCTCAGCAAGTCGTCCGCAGTGGTACAATCGCTGGCCAGATTCTGTCTTTGGTAGACAATTCGATTGTGCCACAAATTACCCACTCTGCCTCACTTTGGCTTCTTGTTGCCCGCGTTGAGCAATGGCGTGGGCAACCGTCGAAAGCCTTAGAAGCCCATGAGAAGGCTTGGCGTGCCACAGTGGCCTCTTCAACACAGGGGGCATTCCAGATGGGAGATGAAAAGAAGTGGATGGAAATTGTACGTGCCACAGAGAAATTGGTCCGTAATGGGTATTCTAAATACGGACCTatggacaaagaaggccaggAAGATGCGGGTGAAGCTGAGCTCGTTGCCAAAGATTGGAGGTTTAAGGCCCGTAGTGCAGTGAGGGGCATTCTAGGTAAAGGCAAGGAGTTCTGGGAGGATAGTGAAGGGTGGTCGCAGTTGAAGGAGCTGCAGAGTGAGGTTGGAAGCACATAA
- a CDS encoding ribose phosphate diphosphokinase subunit PRS1 (ribose-phosphate pyrophosphokinase), translating to MLANLLSVAGVDHVITLDLHMQGFFGKPVDNLFAEPYIARWIRMNVPGWKEAVVVSKNAGGTKRVTSLADTLKLNFGIVTTDRRRPKMNMAMTDSTVFFDSIDEDCTPVQKEDDPFVLHVQTGKHDDSQTEEVHRLSDNMESLLSANALLPDLLTGARRPSELEAAHGCTDVRVHDVITGRLVEGHLVDDDYHPIDSTPASGDTTPGQTVADHSDSVPDPMTESFISSTSSLPGDHALGGSFDAAESSDEEGSVGRAVEREKTITFVGDVRDRTVFIVDDMIDKSGSWIAAAETVVKKGGAKKVYCIATHGLFGDKSLEQMEECDVIDYIVVTNTFPISEQMVRKSKKLVVIDISTLISESIRRHHYGESPFFSLAAPAMFRLCVLE from the exons ATGCTAGCAAACCTCCTCTCAGTTGCTGGAGTAGACCATGTGATAACATTGGACTTGCAT ATgcagggcttcttcggcaaaCCCGTGGACAACCTGTTTGCCGAACCCTATATCGCTCGTTGGATCCGCATGAATGTTCCTGGCTGGAAGGAGGCTGTTGTTGTCAGCAAGAACGCCGGTGGTACTAAGCGTGTTACGTCATTGGCGGACACCTTGAAGCTCAACTTCGGCATCGTTACTACCGATAGGCGGCGTCCGAAGATGAATATGGCTATGACAGACAGCACGGTCTTCTTTGATTCTATAGATGAAGACTGCACGCCCGTCCAAAAAGAGGACGATCCGTTTGTACTCCACGTGCAGACTGGAAAACATGACGATTCGCAAACCGAAGAGGTGCATAGACTATCTGATAACATGGAATCATTGTTATCGGCAAATGCCTTGCTTCCGGACCTTCTGACGGGTGCTCGACGCCCGTCAGAGTTGGAGGCTGCACACGGGTGTACGGATGTCCGGGTACACGACGTAATCACAGGGCGGCTTGTAGAGGGTCACCTAGTCGATGATGATTATCACCCAATCGATTCTACGCCTGCGTCGGGAGACACTACCCCCGGACAGACTGTAGCAGATCATTCTGACTCTGTTCCTGACCCAATGACGGAATCGTTTATCTCCAGCACATCGTCTTTACCAGGTGACCATGCGCTTGGCGGCTCGTTTGATGCTGCTGAATCGTctgatgaagaaggcagTGTTGGACGAGCTGTGGAGCGAGAGAAGACCATTACTTTCGTGGGCGACGTCCGTGATAGGACTGTGTTCATCGTCGATGACATGATTGACAAAAGTGGATCATGGATTGCTGCAGCAGAGACTgttgtgaagaagggtggCGCCAAGAAGGTCTACTGCATCGCAACCCACGGACTCTTCGGGGACAAATCCCTTGAGCAAATGGAAGAGTGCGACGTGATTGACTACATCGTAGTGACCAACACTTTCCCCATCTCGGAACAGATGGTTAGGAAATCGAAGAAGTTGGTCGTCATCGACATATCGACTCTCATCTCTGAGAGCATTAGACGCCATCATTATGGTGAAAG TCCTTTCTTCTCGTTAGCTGCACCGGCCATGTTTCGCCTTTGCGTACTTGAGTAG
- a CDS encoding uncharacterized protein (predicted protein): protein MIRDEDHIIIHAASSINLGSALKRVSDPIIGASEIMANLAFTCKRLDRFIYVSSAYSNAHLYPRGPDADVQINEEICEPGRQSLVLDELNEVRKSGTSQAYEAENFPWAYAYAKHITERLLQHYFSVHAAEKKLLIIRPTN from the exons ATGATACGGGACGAAGACCACATAATCATCCATGCAGCCTCATCTATCAACCTGGGGAGTGCGTTGAAGCGAGTATCCGACCCCATTATCGGAGCTAGTGAAATAATGGCAAACCTAGCCTTCACTTGCAAACGGCTCGATCGTTTCATCTACGTCTCTTCTGCATATTCAAACGCACATCTCTACCCTCGGGGTCCCGATGCAGATGTGCAAATAAACGAGGAAATCTGTGAGCCTGGAAGACAGTCCCTTGTCCTTGATGAACTGAACGAGGTGCGAAAGAGCGGTACAAGCCAGGCATATGAAGCGGAAAACTTTCCCTGGGCCTATGCATATGCCAAACATATCACGGAACGACTGCTACAGCACTATTTCAGTGTTCATGCTGCAGAGAAGAAACTCCTGATTATACGCCC CACTAACTAG